The following is a genomic window from Daphnia magna isolate NIES linkage group LG4, ASM2063170v1.1, whole genome shotgun sequence.
ATTTCCAGAGGAATGAGACTAGAACGTCACGGATTTGGAGTTGTTTACTTTTGTCCAGTGACATGTTCAAGCCTATGAGAGTGTTGACATCCCAGGTAAGTTTATTTTCCATGAAGAATTGTTTGATTGGTGCATGGAGATTATAATAGAGTTTGCATGTTGTAAGGACGTGCTTTGTGTCTTCCAGTTCAAGGCATCCATGTCGGCATAGTGGAGAGACATCCATGTCTAGCTTGCTGAGGAAATAGTTGAGCTTATTGTGGCCCGATCTGAGTCGATGGAGGGTAATAGAGATATTTCTGATGGGATGGTGATGCCACTCGAGGACACCCAATCTGTCCCTTGAGTTGAGACAGGTTTTATCAGAGTGTTTCAGCTCGGTGAGTGTCTCTGCTAACCATTTTCtcttgtatttttcaattaattcagatgccgTCAGGGtgttgttgattttgttgGTGCATGGGATGTCGGCTAGGTTACTTGCCAACCTGTCAGCATCTTCGTTGCCAGGAATGCCAATGTGGCTGGGGATCCATGTAAGGTGAGTGTAAGTTCCTGCATTTTTTAGGCAATGTAGGAGATTCCATATGTCATGTATAATAGGGTTGTGTGAGTGAGTTGTGGCTGATTCGATAGCCATCAAGGCTGACTGTGAATCAGTAAAGATTTGTACTTGCGTGGGTCCAGGGTCTAGGTGGTAGCAGGTTTCAAGGGCTTTGAATATACCATGTAGCTCAGCAGTTAGGATGTTAGACCCAGGCGTGAGATACCAGGCACCTTGTTCTTTAATTTCGGGAAAGGTGTAGGCGCATGATGTGGAGAGCGATGAGACGGAGCCATCTGTGTAGCCTTTAATAGTTGTGTGTGGTAGATGTTTTAAGGCATGGCTCATCTTGGCACGGGCTTCACTTTGATTGACTTGTGCAAACTTCTTTGACATTGGGAAATAGGACGTCTTATGAGGAGCAGAAGACCATGGCGGAGGAATTTTTCTTTGGGCGAAGTAGTCGGGGAGCGTTTTGAAGAGATTAGGATCAAGGGCAGCTAACTCGCTGAGCATTGGAGAAATGTTTGGAATGCTTCTGGGGGGCCATTCCTTGGGGTTCTTGATGTGGTGATAGGCCGGCTGATATGTTGAATTGGTTGGGTTTTTGCTCAGTTTTATTAGGTAGCGTGCTTTGAGCCATTGGCATCTTTTTTTGAACGGTTCAAGTCCTAAATCTGCATATATGATGTCCACTGGTGTGGATTTGAAAGCCCCCAGGATCATCCTGAGGATTCCGCGGCAGActatgtcgatttttgcaatGTTTGTTGAGCTCGTTCCTCCATAGGCAATAGCGCCGTAGTCCACTTTGCTGCGTACGATACTTTTGAAAAGTGTCGTTAGTGTGTGGATGTTAGGCCCGAATTTTTGATTGGTGAGAAGGATGAAGATGTTCCTTTTTTGGAGGCAGCTGGATACTACTGTATCAACGTGGGCAGACCAAGTTAATTTTTGGTCGAAAGTGAGGCCAAGGAACTTATTCTTTATAACGTTAGGAATGCGGTTGCCATGAATAAACAGCAAGGGGCCGGGCGGAGACTTGCGGGCGCGTGACATGGTTAGTAGGGCAGATTTATCCGCTTGAAATTCTAGTCCCCACTTACCACCCCATCTGTACAGCTTGTCTAAATAGGGTTGTAGGAGGTCTTCCGCGTCGACTGCGTTTTTGGTACTGGCGTAGACTAGTACGTCATCTGCATACTGGAGAGTGTAGGCGCCAGATGGGGGGGGGAGGCAGGTCTCTCATCATGACGTTGAACAGGAGAGGGCTGAGGACTGCTCCTTGAGGCACTCCTCTGGTGACTGGTTGTGTATCTGATAGGTGATCACCTATTCTTATCCGAGCAGTTCTTCCGGTAAGGAAGGATTGAATCCATTTTAGTATACGGCCGTTGATGCCGAGACATGCTAATTTGTAGAGGACGCCATCGTGTTGGGTGCGGTCGAACGCTTTCTTTATGTCAAGAAATATGGCAGTTGTAGGACGACCACTACTAAATCCGATTTTGACGTGGTTTTCTAGGGCCACGATGTGATCCATGGTACTCCTGCCAGGGCGGAAGCCTGCTTGAGTTGGTTGGAGCAGGTGATTCGACTCTAGGTACCAGCTAAGTCTATTTTTGATAACCCGTTCCATTACCTTACCAAGGCAGGAAGTAAGGGAAATAGGACGGTATGAGGAAGGGCTTTTTGGCGATTTATTAGGTTTTGGTATGGGTATAATGACCGACTCTTTCCATTCGAGTGGGACTTCTCCGTGGTCTAGTAGGGTATTGAACATGCGGCGCAtatgttcccggttttctttgTTGAGATTT
Proteins encoded in this region:
- the LOC123471039 gene encoding uncharacterized protein LOC123471039 → MSRARKSPPGPLLFIHGNRIPNVIKNKFLGLTFDQKLTWSAHVDTVVSSCLQKRNIFILLTNQKFGPNIHTLTTLFKSIVRSKVDYGAIAYGGTSSTNIAKIDIVCRGILRMILGAFKSTPVDIIYADLGLEPFKKRCQWLKARYLIKLSKNPTNSTYQPAYHHIKNPKEWPPRSIPNISPMLSELAALDPNLFKTLPDYFAQRKIPPPWSSAPHKTSYFPMSKKFAQVNQSEARAKMSHALKHLPHTTIKGYTDGSVSSLSTSCAYTFPEIKEQGAWYLTPGSNILTAELHGIFKALETCYHLDPGPTQVQIFTDSQSALMAIESATTHSHNPIIHDIWNLLHCLKNAGTYTHLTWIPSHIGIPGNEDADRLASNLADIPCTNKINNTLTASELIEKYKRKWLAETLTELKHSDKTCLNSRDRLGVLEWHHHPIRNISITLHRLRSGHNKLNYFLSKLDMDVSPLCRHGCLELEDTKHVLTTCKLYYNLHAPIKQFFMENKLTWDVNTLIGLNMSLDKSKQLQIRDVLVSFLWKSKLHLII